The Candidatus Tanganyikabacteria bacterium genome contains the following window.
ACCTCGCTGGCGATCATCCCGGGCGGCGGCGGGACGCAGCGGCTACCGCGCCTGGTGGGCAAGGGCCGGGCCAAGGAGCTGATCTTCACGGCGCGCCGGGTGGCGGCGGCCGAGGCCCTCGAGATCGGCCTGGTCGAGAAGGTCGTGCCGGCCGCCGGCCTGCTCGAGGCCGCCCGCGACATGGCGCTTGCCATCTCGGCCAACGGCCCGCTGGCCGTCGAGATGGCCAAGTGGGCGATCAACCGCGGCACCGAGGTCGATCTCGCGACCGGCCTGCAGATCGAGTCGCGGGCCTACGACCAGGTGATACCCACCAAGGATCGCCTGGAGGGCCTCGCGGCGTTCCGCGAGAAACGCAAGCCCGTCTACACGGGCGAGTAATTCTCCCGCCTCGCGGCGGGTATGAGTGAAGAAGTCGTGAACCCGCTGCGCAGCCGTCTGGCGAGCTACCTGCCACGTTTGCTCGTGCGGCACTGCGCGGCAGTTTCCGGGAAACCGGCCGCCCGGGTGGAGGCATTCCGCGCCGCCATCCTGCTGGCCGATGTTTCCGGTTTCACGGCGCTCGCGGAGCGGCTCGCGCGGAAGGGAAGCCTGGGTGCGGAGGAGCTCACGGCCGTGCTCAACGGCTATTTCGGCCCCCTGATCGACGTCATCGGGCGATTCGGGGGCGACATCGCCAAGTTCGCCGGCGACGCCCTGCTCGTGCTGTGGCCCGACGAGGATCTCGACCGCGCCTTGGAGTCGGCGGTCGCCTGCGGGCGCGCCATGCAGGCGGAGATCGGCCGATTGCGGGCCGGTGCCGAGATCGCGCTGGAGCTGAAGGTGATCGTGGGGGCCGGCGACTTCGCCCTGGCGCAGCCTGGCGGCGTGCTCGGGCGCTGGGAGTGGGTGGTCATGGGCGCGCCCTTCGCGGCGCTCGCCGAGGCCGCGCACCGGGCGAGGCCGGGCGATGTGGCGCTGGCGGCCGGTTGCGAGGAACCGGTCGGCCTCCCGGCCGGCCGTGCGACGCACCAGGCGAGACCCGCCGGCGTGGCGCCGGCGGCCGGCTGCGAGGACCCGGCGGACTCCGCTGGCGGCCGTGTGGTGGCTGGCGACGGGGAGGTCGCAGGCGGGTTTGCAGCGGTGGCGGGCCTCGGGGGACTCCCCGCTCCGGGTCTGCTCGAGGGCTTCCTGCCCGGAGCGGTGCGGGACCGGGTGCTGGCGGGCCAGGAAGCCTGGCTGTCCGAGTTGCGGCAGGTGAGCGTGGTCTTCGTGAACTTGCCCGACCTGCATCACGACATGCCGCTCGCCTTCGCGCAGGAGCTGATCGAGGCGCTCCAGGGCGCGCTCTATCGCCACGAGGGGTCGCTCAACAAGCTCAGCGTGGACGAAAAGGGAGTGTCGCTGGTCGCGGTGCTCGGCCTGCCGCCGCTGGCGCATGCCGACGATGCAGCGCGCGCCGTACGGGCGGCCGTGGCGATGTCCGAAGTGCTAGCCGACCGCGGCGTGCGCGGGGCGATAGGCGTGGCTTCGGGCAAGGCGTTCTGCGGGGAGGTCGGCAACGCCTCGCGGCGCGAGTACACGGTCATGGGCGACGTGGTGAACCTGGCCGCGCGCCTCATGCAGACCGCCGGTCGAAACATCCTCTGCGACGCCGCGACGCGGGAAGCCGCCCGCGGACTGGCCTTCGAGGAGTTGCCGCCCGTGGCGCTCAAGGGCAAGGCGGACCGGGTGGCGGTGTTCCGCCCGACCGGCGAGGCGGTCGTGCCCGGCCGAAGCGCGCGGCTGCTGTGCGGTCGCGGCGCCGAGAAGGCGGCCATCGAGGCGCGGCTGCAGGCTCTCTGGCACGGCGGAGCGGCCTCGGTGCTGGTGGTCGAGGGCGAGGCCGGAATAGGCAAGTCCGAACTGGCGCGGTTCGCTCGCTCGCGCTGCGATGCGCTAGGTGTACGTCACCTGACCGGTATCGCCGACGCCCTGGAGCCCACCACGCCGTTCTTCGCCTGGCGCGACGTGCTGGCCGCGGTGGTCGCCGATCTGGCCCTGGATCCTGGCGACCCGCGCGCCTCGCTCCTGGCCGCGGTGCTTCCCGGCCGTTTCCCGGAGGCCACACCGCAGGAAGGGGCTTCCCGGGCGGAGCAGACGATCGAGTTCCTGGTTTCGCTCCTGCGCCGCTGGCAGGCCGGGCAGCCGCTCCTGGTCTTCCTCGAGGACAGCCACTGGCTGGATTCGGCCTCCTGGGCCCTGGCCGCCGCGCTCGCGTCGCGCGCCGAAAACCTGCTGCTTGTGCCCCTCACCCGGCCCGTTCCCGAACCGCTCCCACCCGAGTACGCGGCGCTCCGCGCCAGGGGCGCGGTCCTGCGGCTGGGCGCGCTGGGGACGGACGCCGCCGCCGATCTGGTCCGGCACCGGCTTGGCGGCCATGTGTCGCCCGAGGCGGCCGAGGCCGTCGCCGCGCGTGCCGGCGGCCATCCCTACTTCTGCGAGGAGCTTGCCGCGGTGCTCGCGGAGACCGGCGAGACCGCCGCGCTCCCGGCCACCATCCAGGGTGCCCTCACCAGCCGTATCGATCGCTTGCCGCCGGCCGAGCAGCTAGCGCTGAAGGTGGCGAGCGTGGTCGGCCGGACCTTCTCGGCGGAGGCCTTGCGCGCCGCCCACCCCCTCGCTCCGCCCGACGCCGAGGTGGCGGCGGCGCTCGTTGCCCTGGAGCAAGCGGACCTGGCCTCGCCCCGGCCGGATGGCGACTACGCCTTCAAGCACGCGATCACCCAGGAAGTGGCCTACGACCTCCTGCTGCACTCCCAGCGCCGCGAGGTCCACGCAAGGCTGGCAGAGTGGCTGGAGGCCCAGCCGATCCCGTCCTACCCGCTCCTCGCCCACCACTATGACAGGGCGGGGAATGAAGGAAGAGCGATAGAGTTCCTGGCGCTTGCCGGGGAACAGGCTCTGGCAACCTGGGCACCGAAAGAAGCATGCCACTTCCTTAGCCGGGCCCTTGAGCTCGGAGGGAAGGTAGGCGTAACGCCTTCCATCTCCTCGAGTATGGTCGTCCTTGGCAAGGCCTATTACGCGCTTGGGAAGCCAGACTTGGCAATCCGCCTCCTGGAAGATGCCGAGCGACTGTGTCGCGAATCGGGAAACCACCAGGACCTTCTCCGAGCACTTTCCGCCAAGATGCGAGCACTCAATCAACTAGGAAAGAAGC
Protein-coding sequences here:
- a CDS encoding AAA family ATPase, whose product is MSEEVVNPLRSRLASYLPRLLVRHCAAVSGKPAARVEAFRAAILLADVSGFTALAERLARKGSLGAEELTAVLNGYFGPLIDVIGRFGGDIAKFAGDALLVLWPDEDLDRALESAVACGRAMQAEIGRLRAGAEIALELKVIVGAGDFALAQPGGVLGRWEWVVMGAPFAALAEAAHRARPGDVALAAGCEEPVGLPAGRATHQARPAGVAPAAGCEDPADSAGGRVVAGDGEVAGGFAAVAGLGGLPAPGLLEGFLPGAVRDRVLAGQEAWLSELRQVSVVFVNLPDLHHDMPLAFAQELIEALQGALYRHEGSLNKLSVDEKGVSLVAVLGLPPLAHADDAARAVRAAVAMSEVLADRGVRGAIGVASGKAFCGEVGNASRREYTVMGDVVNLAARLMQTAGRNILCDAATREAARGLAFEELPPVALKGKADRVAVFRPTGEAVVPGRSARLLCGRGAEKAAIEARLQALWHGGAASVLVVEGEAGIGKSELARFARSRCDALGVRHLTGIADALEPTTPFFAWRDVLAAVVADLALDPGDPRASLLAAVLPGRFPEATPQEGASRAEQTIEFLVSLLRRWQAGQPLLVFLEDSHWLDSASWALAAALASRAENLLLVPLTRPVPEPLPPEYAALRARGAVLRLGALGTDAAADLVRHRLGGHVSPEAAEAVAARAGGHPYFCEELAAVLAETGETAALPATIQGALTSRIDRLPPAEQLALKVASVVGRTFSAEALRAAHPLAPPDAEVAAALVALEQADLASPRPDGDYAFKHAITQEVAYDLLLHSQRREVHARLAEWLEAQPIPSYPLLAHHYDRAGNEGRAIEFLALAGEQALATWAPKEACHFLSRALELGGKVGVTPSISSSMVVLGKAYYALGKPDLAIRLLEDAERLCRESGNHQDLLRALSAKMRALNQLGKKLHAIEVASQAISVARSLGDSPRQAGILAYLGMLYVATDLPNLSEFERIRLGMAYLQEAIDINRRSGDLVELYGMPIRLPQKARSCSLVA